The Elgaria multicarinata webbii isolate HBS135686 ecotype San Diego chromosome 1, rElgMul1.1.pri, whole genome shotgun sequence genome has a window encoding:
- the LOC134394501 gene encoding uncharacterized protein LOC134394501 has product MACNDDLLKNLQNNLQELNNLRSKYLASTKRPLSAGTKSLLRDQQQLPRENMNIQPFAPRKSIRHRNPYWPDEEIRTFIEIWGDDQVQASLATNFRNEAQYEWISDRMREYGYDRDMKQCRLRAKELRRGYKAIVCGNNSSVSGQRALPFYDSLNSFLCMHKGLVVSKVSLSIDRRNREAQKLGLEQEKNEKLSVVLVSDDDEASIPEPADDSNGYFQDARIDSDPVNAQSPGDEWEQHGEDGILAGDVASPSFPNARGESHSGPSSSFPRAPLADPDRMSNHWHRKQRKQMEATSDLVDAISQVGDRLVNALSDLHSTHRETSEFAQSRESNARKEEFATLASHVQQATKNMDKLIALMETSTKRIADAMDRQTAALENLARLFATRAPAPSVPSVPQGQPMLSSPSVSGPLPSLPAGLHNALNTLGAHRTAEPKAPATPAPCEAEECQPEAKKIKTEED; this is encoded by the exons ATGGCTTGTAATGATGACCTCTTAAAGAATCTTCAGAATAACTTGCAAGAACTGAACAACCTCCGATCTAAATACCTTGCATCAACAAAACGTCCCTTGTCTGCAGGGACCAAATCATTGCTCCGTGATCAACAGCAATTGCCAAGAGAAAATATGAACATCCAACCATTTGCTCCTAGAAAGAGCATTCGCCACCGTAACCCTTATTGGCCTGATGAAGAAATCCGGACCTTCATTGAGATCTGGGGTGATGACCAGGTCCAAGCCTCGTTGGCCACCAATTTTCGCAACGAGGCCCAGTATGAGTGGATCTCTGATCGGATGCGGGAATATGGCTATGACCGGGATATGAAACAATGCCGCTTACGTGCCAAGGAGCTTCGGCGAGGATACAAGGCAATTGTTTGTGGAAACAACTCTTCTGTGAGTGGTCAACGTGCCCTGCCATTCTATGACTCCTTGAACAGTTTCCTGTGCATGCACAAGGGCCTTGTCGTGTCCAAAGTCTCCCTCTCTATAGATCGGAGGAATCGAGAGGCACAAAAGCTGGGGCTGGAgcaggaaaagaatgaaaagcTCAGTGTTGTCCTTGtttctgatgatgatgaagcATCCATCCCGGAGCCTGCAGATGACTCCAATGGCTACTTTCAAGATGCACGGATAGATTCCGACCCAGTGAATGCACAGTCTCCAGGCGATGAGTGGGAACAGCATGGAGAAGATGGCATTTTGGCAGGCGATGTCGCTTCGCCCAGTTTTCCCAACGCTCGAGGAGAGAGCCATTCTG GCCCATCTAGTTCCTTTCCCAGGGCGCCCCTAGCCGACCCAGACAGAATGAGCAACCACTGGCACCGGAAGCAGAGGAAACAAATGGAAGCCACCTCGGACCTTGTGGATGCCATCTCTCAAGTGGGCGATAGACTCGTAAATGCTCTGTCTGATTTGCACTCAACACACAGGGAAACATCTGAGTTTGCACAGAGCCGGGAAAGTAATGCCCGCAAGGAGGAGTTTGCCACCCTCGCCAGCCACGTGCAGCAGGCCACAAAAAACATGGACAAGCTCATCGCTCTTATGGAGACGTCTACCAAACGGATTGCAGATGCCATGGATAGACAAACGGCCGCCTTGGAGAACCTGGCACGGTTGTTTGCCACAAGAGCGCCAGCTCCTTCGGTGCCCTCTGTACCCCAAGGGCAGCCGATGCTTTCCTCTCCGAGCGTCTCTGGACCACTCCCGTCACTACCCGCAGGGCTACACAATGCCCTGAACACTCTGGGGGCACATCGCACTGCTGAACCCAAAGCACCAGCAACACCAGCTCCCTGTGAGGCTGAGGAATGTCAACCAGaggcaaagaaaataaaaacagaagaagactAG